The sequence below is a genomic window from Flagellimonas marinaquae.
AACGATATCCTTAGAAAAAGACATACCATTTTAGGCGACCAGAGCAAGGTGTATGATGATTTGACCTTTGAGAACGTTGCCGAGATTGCCGAACTTTTAATGCGTTTGTTCACCAAAGGTGATTATGATAAAATCGAGTTGGTGTACAACAAGTTCAAAAATGCCGCGACACAGATTGTGATGACAGAACAGTTCCTGCCCATTGTTGGCGCAGAAGGTGATGAAGCCATTGCTGCCGATTACATTTTTGAACCTTCAAAAGTGGAAATCGTAAAAGAGTTGATACCTAAATCCTTGAAGACACAATTGTTCAAGGCCATTAGAGATTCTTTCGCGAGTGAGCACGGTGCCCGTATGACGGCCATGCACAAAGCAACGGACAATGCCGCAGAGCTTAGGGACGAGCTTAAATTAACGTATAACAAAGCCCGTCAAGCAGCGATTACCAACGAAATCCTCGAAATTGTTGGTGGAGCGGAAGCGTTGAACAATTAAGCCGAACCAAAGTGAGGCTAAATATTCAATAGCGGAAGCGTTGAACAATTAGGATATACATAATTTAATATATACAAAGGCCACCGATTCGGTGGCCTTTTTGGTTTTTCTTAGGACAATAAGGTTTAGGTAATACTGGCTTTTGCGTAACTTGTAGCCGCCTAAGCAAGGTTTTCAAAGAAGCAACACCTATTGAATCCACTAAAAAAGCTTTTTAAACAAACATTTATCTATGGTTTGGCCACGGTATTGCCGCGGGTCCTCTCCTTTATATTGGTGCCTTTGTACA
It includes:
- the atpG gene encoding ATP synthase F1 subunit gamma, with translation MANLKEIRNRISSISSTMQITSAMKMVSAAKLKKAQDAITAMRPYSDKLTELLQGLSASLEGDGGSEYADKRPVNKVLVVAITSNRGLCGGFNSNIIKQSNNLVSNKYPGKQVDFYTIGKKGNDILRKRHTILGDQSKVYDDLTFENVAEIAELLMRLFTKGDYDKIELVYNKFKNAATQIVMTEQFLPIVGAEGDEAIAADYIFEPSKVEIVKELIPKSLKTQLFKAIRDSFASEHGARMTAMHKATDNAAELRDELKLTYNKARQAAITNEILEIVGGAEALNN